The window TTTTCCCTGCAACCTGAATCTAATTGGTGCCATTCTAATCTATTCACTtacaatagaaataaaaaagtgaaaagtgtgCCATAAGAAGAAGCTGTAATAATGCACATTTTGCTCTTTAACTTTTGTGCAAGCTGTCATTGCAATTTAAAAGCGCCCGCAGGATTTGCTCGTTAAAGACATGCAAAAAGAGACCAGAAGATACTCACAGTACGTTTTCCTCGTCAACTCCTCCACCACCTCTGGCTTGAGTTTGCTGTTGGATTTACCCATGATTTTCAGCCCTCCACAGCTTCAAATCCACCTGGTATTACCTCGATCTGCCAGAAAcataaacaaagaaagaccaGTTCAGGCCAATGCAATGACACCAGTGAAACCAAGGAAACACACATTAGTGAGGTTTGGTGCGGAAGAATGAATCCACCTCCCGCCAAACCGAGAGACTATAGCGCAAATCTGAATACACTCTCCATTGAGCCAAAGGTCCCCGTAATGAAGGGCCATCAGGCTGTTGCGATATCTCCAAGCATGCAGCAGCTCCATTCTTCACAGCAATCCGTGGGAGAAGAACGGCGCTTGGATGTCTTTCTACCTTCATCCTTGGAAGCAAGTCACCACTCGGCGGGTGAGTGAAGCGCACTCCCACGTGCCACATTCACATTACTGCTCTTCTCCCATCCCTTCTTCCGCAATATTccccacacacatatatataaacacGCAATCTTGACAGATGAGATGAGGAGTTGTCACTCAACAAATGTTGTCACAGGCACTTTGCACTAGGAAAactataaacaaaaacaacatagaGAACCTTTCCAGAAAACAACAAGAAGCCTGTTTGGTGCGTCATTGTACAATTTTAGGAGCACCCCCTGCTCTCAAAATAAGTTGTCTGTCAAGCTTATAGGCAGATTTGACGAGTAAAGgttctctcctcctccattcTGACTCATAATGCCCCCTCGTTGCTGGCTTCAAGACAACATGGTACGGTGATTTCCTCCTCTCCTACGAGCGCAGCAGACAGGAGATGAGTGATAATAGAATTTCTCTGAACCAGAGGCCCGCTGTTGGGATACATTGATGCCGGACTGAAGCCATACATGAGTGAAGTATTGTCGTGTGCAAGCACCTTCACTGCACACATCTGCATGTGTCAATGGCCAGTGATGTCCTGCTGAGGGAAGTCATGCTGGTAAAGATCATCTTGTGTCCTTACAAGTCCTGGGCTGCAAGGTATTCCTATGGACCTGAACACACAAGAGAACAGTAATAGATGGCTGATGAGCGAGCAGGaatagatgatgatgatgtagtGGAAATGAGTCGTATGTGGTCACCTCAAACCACAGACTGCTGGAAAGAAGCTTAGAAAAATCTCTAAAGTATTCACCAGTCAGAGCTGAACGAAAAAGGAAAGTGTTGGCATTCACATTTAAACTAACGGAGCCGATGTCAATTAAATTAGTATCCTAAGAGAAACaggtgggaaaaaaacgatCAACTCATATGAGCGCGACCATATAAAACGAATGTCAACGATGGGCAAAGAGAGTATCGGTatatttaagatttttttccacgtATGacgtggcttttttttttttttttttttaaagcatcagAAATCGTGAGCGgctgaggcggcggcggcggcggctgccgGAAGGATGTTGCCTGGCAATACCATAGCAACACACAGTTTATGGTTACAGTACAATGTCTTGCTAGTCATTCAGCTCGCTACGTTTTGCACTAAAATGCATGCTCGCGAAGCTATGAAAACAAGTGAGAAAATACAAAGGATAAGATTTGATGACCAGTCAATATTTTACCTGAAGTCTCAGAAAAGGAAAGGCGCTGTTCCGTCAGCGTAGGAGAGAGCAGAGATGAAGTGCTGGCCCTGCTGCCTCGCGCATGGCCGCTTGTTGTGCTACTCCAGCCAGTCGCCGACAGGGAGTGACGTTCAATCGAGCTGCTGGACTCAGTGCGCACACATTCGTGACTCAACGCGGTGCGTGCTTGCGCGCCTGCAAGCGCGCGCGCGAGCGTGCGCTCATCATTTACGCTCTAAAACAAGGGAGACCAAACTTTTTCCTTCAATggcaacacaataaaaaataaaaaatcgaaCAGAAAATGTTCATAATTTCAGGGTGGTCAGCAGCAGGGACGTATACACAGAAATGTTTCAGGGGGTGGCCTCCACAAGGGGTGGACGAGGGGTAGTCGCGTGTGCGTCAGTCATTCTTTATCATGCCATCCACAGGCAAGATGTCAGAGTTTGGTTCATGGTTCCGGCAGAAAACCGGATTAATTTCCAATGACGGTTGGACTCCatcaaggctgccctttgtcccAGATTTTGTCCATAACATTTGTTTATACAGAATTTCTAAGCCAACCAAGGCATTGAAGGCGTCCGGTTTCTAGGTCTTTTGCAGATGATGTGGTTCTGTTCAAACCACGGGCAAATGTGGGTATCATTTAGAGAAATAAGGAAAGTGAAGGTTATCGCTGATCGGCAGCACAACAGCTTTACATTCTCATCGAGGTCTTGCAGGCACATTGGTTGAAAGGAGTCAAGTGTGGTAACAGATGGTGAGATAGGGGAGGGGGAAAACAGgattgccaaggaaagaaaactgCTACAGTTTATTAATTTGAGACCAGTTGAAGTGGAGGGTGAGATAGTATCGTTGAGGGTGTTAAATAGAATCTTGGAGTTTCCTTGGGAGTTTGACTTGTAAGGCAGTGAGTAGGTGGTGGAAGAGTGACTGGTACATCACAACTGATTCAGACATTAAATGTGAAAGATGCAGCTAAGAGTATTAGGCAGAACAATCTGAGGCATCATCTATGCAAACTTTAATCAAAAATGTATCCAGTTTAAATTCagactttaaaaaaactgtGGGATAAGGAGGATATTCAAAATGAGGATAACTGTGTGTTACTGACAAGTGATTATCCAGACCACAGCCAGCCCACTTTTTTGACTCTCAATGTATTCTTATATTATTATCGTTTCATTCAATAGAAACTAAGAAAAGAGCCTCTGATTAGTTTATTAAGAGCTGTGTCCCTATACTTTTGATCCCTAATCTAAGTGTACAGTTAATTCTTGCTGCTATTTAGGGTGACGTGAATACATGGAACTAAACTGAATGACACTCCTCTAAACTTGAAAGTCAAGCATTTTTCATGTTTAGCTCATCAAAATGCACTTCCCCCTCAGCAGTGTGCAAAAAAGACTTTCTCCCGGCAGGACAATTTCTACCCACGCATAGGAGGCTTGCGTCCAAATGCCTGGGACTGCACTTATACCTGCAGCGTCTTATTGTAATCAACTGCAGGGAGCAAGGCTGGGGAATTGAGCGTTGGGATGGGTTAGATTAACGAGAGACTCCTCATCTCTCTCATGCTGAGATCAGTGGCATCTCCTCGATTATCATGAATGCGGTTATGCGCATCACGTTATGAAGCAGATATTTAGTCCAATACAATCTGCTTTCGGTAACTGGAAAATTGTTTTAACATGATGAATACTGGAAATAtgccatttgtgtcactgatGTAGCAAATAGGATTTATAGTTTGTCAtgaatgtttctttttgtttacattcaaaatgatttcaaaggATTGCCTGACAGTGTACTGGTGGTTCACTCACTTGACTTCCATGTGGTGGAATTCCAAGCGTAGGCTCAATTCTCACTTTGTgatggtgtgaatgtgagtcgAAATGGTTGTCTATATGCATGTGTCGTGttcctgtgattgactggcgaGCAgtccaggttgcagtctgccTTTTGCCAAAAGTTAGTTGGGCTAGGCTTCAACTCCCCGCTGACCTGAACAGGACATGTGCTAAGCTgtcaatatatttattttgcggataaataaatgtcaatgtATACCCGACATTTTAAGTACCAAGTActgttaaaatgttgaatgtaCCGTACTTGCCTGACGGTTTTGTATTTGCCAGCAAACTAAATACAAAATCATACAAAAGTCATTGTCTGTCTTTTGAATCAAGGACAGTTAAAATAGCTGGGGAATCCACTAGGGGAGCCACTGGAAATTATCACAgtgtgtattttctttttttttattgctgaaTTTCGTCACGCTTGGCAAAAGATTGCAGGCAGGAAActcctttattttatttccgaGAAATTACTGTCAACAAATTTAACCGAGAAAACACAAGAAGGTTGTAAAAACTATCAGCAGTGGGGAATGTTCTTGAGTTCACAGATAAACAAAGCAAGCTTGTgaacatttatatatttagaaAACTTATGTTATGTGGCCTTTTATTAAAGatgcttcttttatttttttcatctttgtttgAAAAAGATACATCACTGTGAcacttttataaataaatgcttgCCCAActttgcaagaaaaaaaggctGCCAGAGATGAAAGATGTGCTAGATTTCACCAGCCTTCGATCAGACTGTTCTGACAAGATAAGAAAATAGCAGGACCAAGCTCAATGATCATTTTAGTGAAGATAGTATGTCACATCCATCTTTTCAAATATGATTTACATTCCAGATAATGAACTTAACACCATTGTAGCAGTAAGGGAAAAAAGTCTGAATAGGAGTCCTCATCATCCTTAGAATATCTAAATATAGTTGAAGTGAACACATTAATTTTTTACAAGCATGACAGATGGAGAAATCAACAGCGAGGAGCAGATGAACGAGAATCCTTTTATGTACACAACAGAGCCACTCTACTTAAAATCATCTCTAAATGAAATACTGAGAGGTTGGACTTTACACTGCAGACTTTTCACCAGCCAACTGTCAGTCCGTGGAGAAGAGAAGTAATAGAGCTCCCCCTTCAATAATTTCAATATCACGTTGTCAAAATTAAGATTTTGCCTTTCCTCAAACTAAGGAGCCTGATATTTTGGACTGCATCAATTCTGTTAAAGGACTTCCTTCGTTCTAACAAACACAATTTTCCTGTGGCATTATCTGTTGCGACCATATGGCTcatgatatataatttattccATCATAAATATCCAATCCCTCAACAGACATGACCACGGGAGTCCAACAACACTTATCACAGTCGACTACACTTTGTAAATCCAGAATTGAGGTGCAGTAATGTTGGTGTAATGCCTGTCACACAGCTTTTGATTTAGACTGACAATGGCCAGATATCTAGCTCAGTGATGTCACATGGGGCTTCAATCCAAGCTATATGGAAATAAAATCCCACTCAGGATTGTAAAAGCTGAGAGGAaccggaaaaaaaagaaggaatggGTCAGTCACTCTGCATTTAACATggaaattggaaaaaatgttcatttgcaCGAAAAAAtatgtcctttttttatcGAGTTTCACTTTTAGCTGGTGTCTTAATACTTCCACATGGTGCATATTACTCAAATTAATCATCATAATCTGAAatgactatttttattttcacatttgacaaGTATTTGCAAACATAacaattcattattattattattaattattatccAGGAGTACTCATtatatactatactatactagtACTTATACTATTTTTCTGTACTTGTCATTatacacaaaaatgtttccatcGTTTAATTTCGTTGCACTGTCACAAAAGCCTTGAAAATTGCCCGGCGTGGTCATGGGTCGTGTAGATACGTACGTATGCTGGATAGATTTTaatcctcccttttttttttcagacaatTTTAGGATCGTGTCTGCCCTCTATTGGTAATAATAGATAGCAGCAACATGCGTCTCCAAATTTCTGTTGGAAGTGCTGCCAGCTGTAGGAAAAGAAAGTATTTAAAAGTGCTGTATGTTCTCTCATTAAGACACTAATCAGTCATTCTCCCAATGACagtataaatcaaataaaagggGAACGGAATGCTCAGTAGCCAGAAGTGCTGAAATACAAACTACAGTCGCAGTATAAACACACGAGGCAACCAATGAGGGGCCTCTCTGCGGTCCCACACAAggcaaaaacagcaaatgaaATGTCTCATCCATCAACTTTGTCCCTGCTGTTTGCATACACACGTTAGTCATTCCCCCTTGCAGGATCCCAACCTGCAGTGTGGGACTATCACTTATTGTCCTATAGTACTAAAGCAGACCAAGTATGTGCTCCGGAAGGGGAGCCAGAATGGTGTTCTTGACTCTGCTCTGTCTGCTGTTACTCCTATCTGGCTTCGGTACTCTAATGAGATATCCATCGGCCGAGGTAAGAGAAACGCTCACTTCGACGTGAGCACTGTGGCTTGTGATTTTACCGCTCTGGGCCTCTGCTAAGTACATTGGACTTTTCAACTTTAAACTGTTTATCATCTGTTAAACACCCACTGCCTGCAGAGTTGGACTTTATTTTTCTGGAACCCTAAAatatgtcaataaaaaaacgtGTCTTTCACAATTTCAATCGGTAGCTTCCAAAACCTCCgaaatgaacatttgtttttgtttgttttgttcggCAGCAGTTTGATTATTCGAGCAGACAAAGAGACGTGGTTTCACATACTCTTTCTCCTGGTGTCTCAGGTATGAGAGCTATGtgagatgaaaaaaactgacaaCGTTTGGAGCATAAAAAAactcatgtcatttatattataaaCAGTGAAAGGTCGACCTCGTCGGTCAACTCCGATGCCTGATGTCACACATTTGGAACTACTGGTAGTTGTTGGACCTGATGTCCAGCAGGTCCACAAGCAGGATACAGAACGCTACATACTCACCAACCTCAACATTGTAAGTATGAGCAACGAATCTCTAAAATCTCTGTACGTTTTATCAGCTTTGTGTGCATTTCAAAACCTgtaatttatgtatttttgggaatatttttatgaaaagAATATGCACCTTCTATTCAATCCTTTCTACTGTTCCATACAGGCCTCAGAACTGTTGAGAGACATGACTTTGGGCGCCAACATGAGGGTACACCTAGTTCGCATGATCATCCTGTCAGAACCAGAGGTCAGCAACCCCTTGTAGAAGTCGGACAGATCACAACTTCTCCTGCTTTACAGTATTCCGTTCTTCTGTCCCTTTTCAGTCGGAGATccaaatgtcaacaaacatCACCTCTTCTCTCCGAAGCGTGTGCGACTGGGGCTCACGGTTAAACCCGTCGAACGACACAGACCCACTGCATGGTGATCTCCTCTTGTACATTACGAGGTTTGTGGTTATAAGGTGTAATGGCTGTGATGGAgaaacaatgttttattttcacatgacCTTTACTATAAACAGGTATGACTTGGTGTTGCCTGATGGAAACAAGCAGGTCAGAGGAGTTACGCAGCTGGGAGGTGCTTGTTCCAGTGAGTGGAGCTGTGTGATCACAGAGGATACTGGATTTGACCTTGGGATCACCATTGCTCATGAGATTGCACACAGGTACCGCAGAGTCTATCTCACAATTGTATTGTTTCAAGACAACAGGTTGTCCTATGGTGGCAACTATAATGGGAGGTTTCAAGTATAAATCCTCAATAAATATTTCCAGTAGTTAAGCAGTGGCAGAGCTAGGGGGCACTGCTGCCCcctgaaatatgcttggacGTCCCAGGTACCAGACCAGCAATGgcttttgggtattttcccatttttacaggattttattttccacaatACCACTAATCCCCTTACTCTATCAgtgttttctaaaaaaaaaaattctgggcttgcaaaaaaaagaatatttgttttgaggACACCCTGAAATAtctttgacccccccccccattctaATGACCCTCCCAAGAAAACCTGAGCCTCGCCAGTGCAGTCAAGTATTCTTATAGCATGCAGCGACCCAACTAAAATACCCCgtaaaaaaagttgtgaagtaaggatttacatttttttgctcAGTTTTGGCATCAATCATGATGGTGTGGGGAATACATGCAGTAGGAGTGGCTTCATGATGGCCTCTGACGGGGGCTACAACAGTGTGGATCTTACCTGGTCATCCTGTAGTAGACATCAACTGCTCACTTTTTTCAGGTGAGGCAGCTACGCTTCCAAaacccacacacgcacacacacacaaatacacgcaTGCAAACACAGAGACAGATTATTTCCactttattttgtgattatattCTCAGGAATCTTGAATATCTAAATCTAAACATTTGCCAAATATAATCTTTTTACTCCACATAATCTAACTGTTGACATTTCCTCatgaaacatttattattatgtggTGATTTATACTCACCTGacttatattttttcttttacctaATATCCTCTGGGAATCTTTTAGTAACATGTTTTACAGCTCTAAAATTTAAAAGGGTATCACATGCAATTGTGTTCCCAGCAAAGGGAATGGTGAATGTGTAAAAGACCTACCAGCTCTTGAAAGCTCCCTACAAGACTGGAAGCCTGGCCTCTATTATGGGGTTGATGACCAGTGTCGAATAGCTTTTGGAAGTCATGCAAAAAGCTGCTCGTTTACCAATCCAGACATGGTAATATCGAATATCCATACTGTTATAGTTCAATAACCAGTTGACattttacaaatatgattgcTTCTTTTACCATCAGCCAATGTGCAGGGTTCTATCTTGTCACACTAACCCAAATGATGACAGCTCTTGCAAACGTCTTCTAGTACCATTGCTAGATGGGACCCAATGTGGACCTAATCAAGTAATGTAATAAGagcttttgttgatttttgagCGACATACTGGCATGATTTCCACAAGCTACCCTTCTCTTGTTCACAGTGGTGTTTGAAGGGGCGCTGTGTGTCCCCAGATCAGCTCAGCACCTCTGCAGTGATGCATGGCTCTTGGTCAGGCTGGTCTGGGTTCTCCCCCTGCTCACGAACGTGTGGCGGTGGAGTCACTCACCGCACACGCCAGTGCAACAACCCAAGGTTAACACAAATCATAGTCAATACAAGACAGCATTTTTTAGCCGATTAATGAAtaatagtgatttttttttctcccagacCTGCTTTTGGTGGAAATGATTGCATGGGGATGGGTATTGAGGCTGAACTTTGCAACCAGCAGGTGAGTTCTCAGTTTGTTTACATAGGGCCTCTATACAGTAGCTCAATGTTGTTTACGCAGTGGAAAATTTGTAAGATTTCTTCCTAGTTTTTGGGTCTGGGTAAATTTCTCATCATTAAATTACCTCATCATTAATGTCACAGCAATCTATTAAAAATAACTTTGCAACTTTGCCATTGCAGCCATGTGAAAATAGCCAGCTAGATTTCATGGCTGAGCAATGTTCCAAAACAGACCTTGATCCGCTTTTCCTTCATCCGGACCAGGCCTCCTTCTACACCTGGATCCCTGCAGTGGGCTTCTCACAAGGTGGGAAATCAAAAGCTACTCCTCCTGTGAAATTAGTTTTGAAATATTCTCACCGTAATCAGGCGATGAGCAATGCAGATACATGTGCCAATCCAAGGGAGAAGCCTTCATTGTGAGCCGTGGATCTCAGTTTGCTGATGGGACACGATGCGAGGCTGATGGCCAACCACCTCCTGGTTCAATAGCTGCTTGTCTGCAAGGGAAATGTCTGGTAGAGATCGTTTGGAGACAAAAGAATACATGTAAAAATATTGCTACATtaaattttgtatttcattgtaaatatttactgCTGATCAGATCTTCGGCTGTGACGGTGTGTTACACTCTGGGAAAGTGAGAGACGTGTGTGGTTTGTGTGGTGGCGAGGGATCTTCCTGCACACTGACCTCTGACTCTTACACTGGAGGTCAGGCAAAAGGTAAGAATAATGCCATATCTATGAACCTCTGAAAAACTCAATTTTCACGTCATTTATTCAAGTTTtaccacattttcttttaatctgaACTAATATATTGTCTTCTGTTCATTACTTCCTGTATTTCACCTTCAGAGTACACCACTTTCTTGTCTGTGCCATTAAATGCTACACAGGTTCATATCATAAACAGGGCACCTCTATTCACTCATATGGGTGAGTGATATTTGCTCCGCTTTAGAATCACACAGCGGCAGGATTGCAAATTTCTGTTTTTGCCCTCTGCATCGATAGCTGTCTTATATGGAGACCAATATATTGTCTCTGGAATGGGTGGAATGGCTTTAAATATGACATATCCCTCCCCACTGGATGATAACTGCCTTGAGTACCGCCTCCATCTGACTCCTGACCTCTTGCCTGATATGGAAGAGCTACTGCTGCCTGGACCAGTACAACAGCAGATAAACATTCAGGTCAGGATGtaataaacattttgattaTAAACAAAGGTAAATTAACACCTGtcatttaaattgtattcTTATTGCAGGTTTATCGCAAATATGGAAAAGAAtatggagagaaaacaaacccCAACATTAGATATCAGTTTTACGTTCCAAATGATCGCAGCaacatgacagaaaaaaaacttgaaggATTATGGATCATTACTACAACACCATGTTCTGTTTCCTGTGGATTAGGTATGCCaccgtttttatttattcagatGAGTAAGGAAGGATGCGTGAAACTCAATCTGTTGCTAAAATagtaaacataaaaacattgaaattaaaagattACAGCCAAAAACTGGCCATTTAACCATTGCATTCAGTCAATttaagcagtttttttttattcataatacTGCTGTATAGCAATAAGGAACAGAGCAACTTTTATCTGTATGCTTTTTAGAAGTTTAgatattttttctcagaaaAATGATTGGTGCATCTGGCATATACTGAatacaaagaaataataaattgcTCGCTATAAGTGTCAAACATGATAAGTGTATCTGTTCTGTAGCTGTACAATTCATAAAGGCGCTTGTatatgttttcatcattgcattattatatataattatatatcattatatgttttttatattatatgcTTTGGGATAGAAACTTTACAATGCCATTCTATGGAGACAATCTACACTCCAGATTATGCAGCATAGGCTCATGCAGACATTTCTTACAGGTGTGCAGAAGCATCAATATGTATGTGTCGATAAAGAAACTACTAATACACATCTAGAGGAACACTATTGTTATGAGTCTCCTTCACCTCTACCACTGCATAGATCCTGTCAGCTTCCAGCCTGCCCGCCAAGGTCAGTATGCCAAAATTACGACACAGCTGTGTTTTGTCCTGTGCCACTGGTATATTCATACGGCACTTTACAGCTGGATCACGGGAAAGTTTGGATCCTGCAGCACTTCCTGCGGTAGTGGAGAGAGGATACGTTCTGTAACATGTGTTCAGAAACATGGCACTGATGCTGAGAGAGTTCCAGATTCGGAGTGCCCGGCTGATTCAGCTCCGAATGctgttgaaaaatgtcatcttCAACCTTGTCCTGCCAGGTAGTAAGTGCACCCTAACCATCAATTCATTTTGCGGCGACAGATATTGTATATTTGAATtaaagcaaataaaacaatgctaTTTGTTTTCTAAGGTGGCATGTGTCAGAGGCAGGGGACTGCTCAGCAGTGTGCGGGCCAGGAGaagtaaaaagaaacataTCCTGTGTACGGCAAGAGGACAATGAAGAGGTTGGAGTTGATGACAGATTCTGCTCAAATCAAATAAGACCTCCTGATTCGGTGCCCTGTGTAGTGGACGTCTGTCCAATTGGTTGGGACGTAACGatagaggtaaaaaaaaaaaaaagacatgaccATGTTGTCTTGTTTCAAAGTCTGAAGGGTctctttggattgtttttcctGAACAGGATCAGCCTGATTTAAAGTCTGGCTTGATATCACGCTCCAGACAAGctcctgtgtttgtgtggagtCCAGTTGTCACTCAGTGCTCCAAGACATGTGGCAATGGTAAGCACACATGTGCAATAACTTCCAAGTCACGTGTGCACATCACTCATTCAAAGTACGTTCCCATTGTAGGATCAATGCAAGTATGGTTCTCCTGTGCGGACCATCACACCAGATGGCTGGTACCTGATTTCCACTGTGACTCTTCAACCAAACCTCCTCCTAAATCCGAGAATTGTCATACACTCCCTTGCCCTCCTATGTAAGACATAAATGTTTGTCTTGCAGAAAATT is drawn from Syngnathus acus chromosome 9, fSynAcu1.2, whole genome shotgun sequence and contains these coding sequences:
- the adamts13 gene encoding A disintegrin and metalloproteinase with thrombospondin motifs 13 translates to MCSGRGARMVFLTLLCLLLLLSGFGTLMRYPSAEQFDYSSRQRDVVSHTLSPGVSVKGRPRRSTPMPDVTHLELLVVVGPDVQQVHKQDTERYILTNLNIASELLRDMTLGANMRVHLVRMIILSEPESEIQMSTNITSSLRSVCDWGSRLNPSNDTDPLHGDLLLYITRYDLVLPDGNKQVRGVTQLGGACSSEWSCVITEDTGFDLGITIAHEIAHSFGINHDGVGNTCSRSGFMMASDGGYNSVDLTWSSCSRHQLLTFFSKGNGECVKDLPALESSLQDWKPGLYYGVDDQCRIAFGSHAKSCSFTNPDMPMCRVLSCHTNPNDDSSCKRLLVPLLDGTQCGPNQWCLKGRCVSPDQLSTSAVMHGSWSGWSGFSPCSRTCGGGVTHRTRQCNNPRPAFGGNDCMGMGIEAELCNQQPCENSQLDFMAEQCSKTDLDPLFLHPDQASFYTWIPAVGFSQGDEQCRYMCQSKGEAFIVSRGSQFADGTRCEADGQPPPGSIAACLQGKCLIFGCDGVLHSGKVRDVCGLCGGEGSSCTLTSDSYTGGQAKEYTTFLSVPLNATQVHIINRAPLFTHMAVLYGDQYIVSGMGGMALNMTYPSPLDDNCLEYRLHLTPDLLPDMEELLLPGPVQQQINIQVYRKYGKEYGEKTNPNIRYQFYVPNDRSNMTEKKLEGLWIITTTPCSVSCGLGVQKHQYVCVDKETTNTHLEEHYCYESPSPLPLHRSCQLPACPPSWITGKFGSCSTSCGSGERIRSVTCVQKHGTDAERVPDSECPADSAPNAVEKCHLQPCPARWHVSEAGDCSAVCGPGEVKRNISCVRQEDNEEVGVDDRFCSNQIRPPDSVPCVVDVCPIGWDVTIEDQPDLKSGLISRSRQAPVFVWSPVVTQCSKTCGNGSMQVWFSCADHHTRWLVPDFHCDSSTKPPPKSENCHTLPCPPMWRSKIGICSTTCGGGVANTVLYCAQEIDGEEKVLDNSECSDFPKPTAVVSCNTHNCPARWRVQSMSPCSVSCNLGVAHRNVSCVQFVQGKESVVLDDRCHASVKPATTVPCLVQVCTFRWEAKPWSQCSVSCGYGIQSRTVSCMGPSQPEPLSPLLCMHMPKPITIQGCSKDICTHVPPTSIVTPAMHPAFEEDSRLSHTPYRITKQYRMGNLPLSLPWTVTMLQSTATTGPSTKPNACGELLLEETGRVDLRNIIGPCMVAIGRPLDEVIHIKVESSSLNCRKSEYALFFDRLALVRKCDQAAGSSLTTRTNVLLVRQNLLTSGNGIVFTYSSQRNMKKSHRQNCDKQLFSSSGVFENPITSDTNHTCRVLINAPPSVKIRIQAVHIGLELNATNSQSSYIMIRDLDMLKTNVFKGSQLFQWHSSGNMAEVEFHGDYLHTPGSFRAEYSFVQRGTFSAS